tgtcacctagtgtgtttcttgactaactaactttatttcgatattgaattgaatttcaatagcaactatacataatgtgtgtgttaaaagcattaaaaaagtgtgtgttacaacaaataaacaattaatctatctatctcacgcctcttcccgattggtagggagaggtcatttccaaccgccgctcgttcgcttaggctgggtactgttggagcgtgtcagtctgctgcggtgactcacgtgccaagactgcagtgttaactgacaaccatctacaggctctcggcctatacgatggaggaatggcccgaagcacccatggcccggtagaacctgggtcgccctatttatttatttatttaaaatctttattgcacacataaaaatacagtggctatgtgtgaggcgatcatgccgtcgcacccactcctctaatacaggcagaactgcctctatggtgcgacgtaaaatttggctgacggccaggcgtacccttcagcactctagggcctagatcctcaagcctctaccttttggtttccacctctcgtggtgcacgtcggtcattctcacgattaggcgttctcagcctaattaccatatcatttttgaaatttggcttaattgacttaaacgcatttaaatatgaaacacatgaaaagtacgaatttaacaatcgttaaggcgtcaaattattccaagcggttttcgcgtaaatgagacccaaaaattttatggtcacggtaattagataaggctaatacttattctaacggtaattagaaaaaatatgtaaaatagcaagaaaacaatatcttgcattgataaatttgtatataaatatatagcgtcataaaaaatgctgtaggtacacttaataaccctttgaaaaaaggaaaacactcatttctattatttattgtatcaagatattttcagtatactgcaataatcgaggctataacaggaacacttagtttcgcccagaaggggctacgtgtcacatttgatcagaatcttaatcatcatttatttgatttcaatgtggtacaaacgatttaacgtacagataaatggatcaggagatctcacaaatttaatttttcggatatgcatatgtcgaaattttttttaatgatttaagtgatttttcctctttttaatctatctgcgatcagccatcacccattatcagattaaattgaatttgtaataatgacagttccagctcagcatatcccatgatttgtcacctcgattcttttacaataagttttcagattgatgctattctcTTTCTCCTGAGCTTAAATGCAGAAGtcttagaatttagaagggatgcagaaaatagatttcatgagggtctagtctttggttgtaagctttacaggattttccacaccctctttgacgtttggtatcacttcagtggactttgtaaaccaaggctattttgaaaacgttaaagcatttctacatttgcgaggctaagtcgatgccataatatgtctacatgggttttaggatgcatttgtatatagtttgttctccaagcttcttctgtccagtacccattgcatatcacgaagttttttctatgcataacaaagcaggtaggatgcagtttaggatggtacaaagtgcctttacactcttgccttgaaaagtcccattgtctgttgatttgttctcttttgttcttaatgtgatcacgccaggtaagtgttactgttggacaatctcatcttcttagggcaaaggtattatggatagattttaatggtattatattagaattaattaatgatttaagatgttaatatcaattatactaatagtaaaaataaatatctggtacgagacatgtttcatgcaggggtgacatctcctggccatcagaaagccccgatttcactccaggtaacttctttttgtggggtcaccttaggggttaaaatatactcttaaatccaacaaacatgcagcaactgaagctgaacattcgtcatgaaatcgaatctatttcgaggttactctaacgaaagttttttaaagttttgattgtcagattggaagaaaagtccgtacagttgttatgcgaaagtctaggtatatttcatattttatcatcatacttattcaatcgtgagtgcaatttgtaggtaataatttcatacaacggtgattataaatatacggtaattagtacatggaaattataaaacgatagtttttcttcaaaatttccaaaatcttcagTGTATggaaatactgtcttactacaacgtatgaaggccaaagtactgaatctttttaaattaacaacgtgaatctaccttcaaaaatcgagtataaaaataaggacatggtaaatagaaaaattgaaaaccaaagatatggtaattatactcttacgcaattcatcgacggtacgccaacgcaatagacgtctacttgctaacaggtcttagaactaactaagggctcgcgccgcgcgcgtaaatgatgtgtcaaatattattatttaggcttgtgtgcccaaaaacagaaaacgtcacgggaattaggactttcgctcggacaagcagttttttaattctaattatttacagaatggttctattgaatagatattttgctatgcgtaagacaatcttttgtactctttaaaatgttgaatggagtaaaccaaatctatacgacataaaaattacagccaagttttaacattaagtcggtgtgcggacgcgaaacggtaattagagaacagaggttcatgaaattaattaagttacaaatacttaaaatagaggcctatgatttaatgcacaactggatagggttgttaagtaacatataaaaatacttgcatgtctctaatttgtcatttttaacgatttaacagcccggacacgcaaaaactagctcatctgagaatggccgacgtacacgtacatttccccttgggacctatggtcacctcgcaactggcgtctattctcggttgtcgacactagctttgtcgccactgaggataaatggcataaataataaatcgattgtcaccagtggcgacacatactttcccagttgtagctacaggctttctcacaacttatgacaaattagaaaaatacatcccaattatgcctagtggggacgtacacaaatattgacgcaaatgtcatcgtgcatggcatacgtaaagtaaaagtcaagtaagaccagatgaatacaaatattattaattttattttgaactagcggccgcccgcgacttcgtacgcgtggacctcgttttactccttagttcgtaaaatctgttgtttgatatcatgttgatagatggcgtttcacggcttcccccgcatgaatttttacgaacgtcaaaaacagtagtttgtccagcgctgtagattttaaccaatgacgatagattgcactttttagacacgtcttatttatttattgaaatttatttgtcacatatcgtcatacattatagcctatatgttaatatgggttataaacaataatactgtaaagtttcaacaaaatccgttcagtagtttttgagtgaaagagtaacaaacatccagacatccaaactttcgcatttataatattatattagtaggaaggatagtaggattgttatacgtcgccactaatgacaatattttttttcccatttatcctcagtagggacatagtcagtgtccacaaccaggaatagacggactgcggatactatgcggtatccacgaattacctcagcctgtgcctcagtgatatcatgcgttgcgcttttttcaacagtaggatgctccacgactacacagcactgtgccatactcgagccccatataggaccaacgcgcgacgcaaaagtatagtcagcgactcagtgcggccgggcctccgagattaggcatcaaccggcttagtgcgccggcggtagccaaaagctgaggggtgagacgattcaagtggccgtcaaatgaccactgtccaactaactacaatccgaagtacctaccgcaaagattttccgactgtaatatgttgtgtatgttccccctacaactaggtgggaccctgctggcagagcattcctattaactattctgtaaccacctatttatggcaaataaattgttagtattattcctctttataatattagtatacatacataacttgctgttccaaattttcctcattcgttttcgtttcatcgctaaaaataacttaattttatttttcattacgtctgaaatagaatttgttgtaaaaatagactgtaatgaaaaataacaataaaatattttaattaccacgtgatcgcaaaatctaccaccaagattttgcggatacactataaaagtccagctacctgtcaaagatcaacgtacgcgtgacacatgtcagcagagcaccgagcgacgtgacctcactctggaacgcctcgaggcggactgaatttgtacgattcgtgcgcggcgatttatagtacttttcaaatactcatagaaaaaaaattacaatgaattattttaaatttcaaagtaaatattttagataagatattcttttattatattaagctatttttgtgttgaataaaggaagaatattggtgaaaaaatcactttgatttttgggtatttcacgttcttttaatttgtgatttcttattgtaaaatgcttaaatctaaaaattttctcagataactatttgcccaaggatctatgctataggatataaatgtttgttaaatcgttttcacaatatttttataaaaatttcagcttgtaaactgacgctaaagtggaaatttacaaaacctgtatggacttatcttgatagaattcttaaatactaaactaatcgcaatattttctcaattaactatttagacgacgaaattgcctaactatttatgcctataacatatttgtaatattactggttaatgattgtaacgagttgaaaaagtactgtttttgcgccaaacggcgtaaacgctcttaagtagAACAAGTTAGACTATTTGACCTACCTAGTGATTACTaagtacttaatataatataaataaagcttttgcccgcggcttcacccgcgtgaaatttagtttgtcacatgtcgtcataaattatagcctactagctttccgcccgcggcttcgcccgcgtggaattttgtctgtcacagaaaaactttatcgcgcgcgtccctgtttcaaaaaccgggataaaaactatcctatgttctttcccgggactcaaactatctctatgccaaatttcatcaaaatcggttgcgaggtttaagcgggaaagcgtaacagacagacagacagacagacagacagacagacagacagacagacagacagacagacagagttactttcgcatttataatattagttgggatatgttaatctgggttataaacaataatactgtgaagtttcaacaaaatccgttcagtagtttttgcgtgaaagagtaacaaacatccatacatccagacatccaaactttcgcatttataatattagtaggatatatttaaaaaaatataatagagtTTATCCGATAAAATCGTTTATCGATGGAAAGTGAAAAGAAAAGTTATTAACGGTATTGGGatttttgttacaataataaCTTTAATGGTATAACCATTGACTGTTCTGGTATAGGTAGTCTGACAATGATGATGAACTGGAGATAAACATCGAGCGAATAAACGAACTCTCACTTCCGTACCTCACATTATCGAGCAGGTACGCGTTAGCCTTATACAACAGCGGAAGCAGCTGGTCCAGCATCCACTGCAGTTCGCAACCGCAATGCCAAGGGTTGTGCTGCAGGTTCACACCCTCGCTTACTGATCCCCACTGCAGAAGATCGCGAGGCAGCCGAGTCAAGTTGTTGTAGCTGACGTCCAGCTGGAAATTTTAAGAATAGGAATGCTTTATTCAGCATAAAAAACATTAAACTACCAGCTGGTCCTAACTACAAGGTGTCCGCTCAGCAATATTCGCGTCATAACAAACGCCAcgtcgagaagctggttttcagtgggaaCCAACACACAATGAGGATTGCGGATTGCGCGCCCTCCTGACCGAGACCATATCGAGGCGGTTTGATGATGCGTagacaataaaatttaaaatactcTATTACAGACTAGGCCGGCTCTCCTCGCAGACTACCAGCCAAGAAGGCGCGCAACAACACGTACGAACAACCTTATAGTATCCGAGCTTGGTAACTACAACCTGATctgctaactgcgcacctcactaaatgcgactctccctcgcacttcccgcgttcgccccgtgtCCGTACCAGAACGTCgaagtgacgtcacggctgtcaggtgcgcagttaactcgatcgggttgtaggtTGGAGACCCTTTCAAGATTGCCTAACTAAAAGTAAAAGTACTAAAGAGACTCAAATTGATTCCTAAATATTTGAGCTATAGCGAAAGAGTGCAAGCTTTATAACTGCGCTTGAATAAAGATGATACTTGATCATTTCTGAGTTCATCTTCTGAGGTCTGCATCCTGTTCGGGGTAACGGCCTAATTACCACATTAGCCTTGAGATTATACTTCGAAAAACTAGTACTTCTAACTTCTATTTTTGTTAGGTGCGCAAACACGAAGGTACCTATATCAGGTTTTATACCATCGTTACTGATACCACTGTTTGTTTTGCCTGGAAATTACGTTCAATGTCATAAAGGGATACAAGCCCTACGCGTATCTTGTACCTTGAGGTGTGACGTTTGTTTGCTTTTGACCTACACGGTTAGATAAGGTATTCTAGATAAGTGTTTACAAACATAGAAAGGTTGCCTGTTGGTTAGTGACTTACTTCTTTTTGTTCTTTAAAATGTCTGTTTGGATATtccaataattatttttactaattTACTCACCATACAAACATCAGTTCCTTCAAAAGCGTTCTCATGTATCGAGCTTAGTGATCTGCAGTTCGACAAATATAGATAAAAACACTTCGATACATCGTCTTTCTCGTCCACCCCTCGCCCGACGACATTTGTAAATGCCTTTTCTTCAACATTTTCCAGTTTTGGAAGATCATTTAGAAACAATTTCTTCAAAACTATAACGTTTGGAAAATAAATCTTATCTATTATATTCCCATCCAACCTGAGATCTTCCAAATTCGGGAAATTTAGTTCACTCAGAGTTTTAGGAATTTCCTGAAGTAAATTGAATGACAAATCCAAAATGAACAGTTGTGGCAAGGGATTCGCGATGTCGAACTCCTTGATCTGATTTCCACCAAGATATAAAATCTGAAATGAATTTGTTACAATAGTTACAGTAACCAAACATACCTACTTCTTAATTCACTGTTAAGAACCTAAAATCAAGAAAACTTACCTCTAAGTAGGAGAAGCTTGTATCAGCATCGTATAAAGTTTCTAATCTGTTGTAGGATAAATCTATGTACTTTATACCACTGGGGAAAGTTGGCCAATGCCTCATCGAATTTATCTTCAAGATGCAAATTTCTAAACTCGGCGGCAGATCAAAAACTAGAGTTATGTTGTTGCTTCCCAAATTCAACTCCTTCAAATTCGTGAATGATAGAAATGATTTGTCTTCTACcaattcaattttattgttgGACAGATCCAAGAATTCCCTGTAACAAAATGCTATTTAACAATTGACGATCGAAAATTATACGTTGCCACTGAAGTATTGGCGTATTGGCTTACTCACAAGTTGTTGTTATCAGGAAATGAGTGCGTCATCACCGACCGGATCTTGTTGCCTTTCAACGATAGCCTCTTCAATCCAGTCAAGCCATTGCCACTGGTCTTCTGCAGCATCAAGTCGAATATATTGTTCTTTCCCAGATCCAGCTCCTCTAAGGCCGGCAGTTGCAATATCGCTTCTATCGGCATCATTGTCAGCTGGTTGTTTTGTAAGTTTACCCTCTTTAGATTGTTCAGGTTCTTGAAACATAGCTGATTGATTTCTGATATCTTGTTGTCTGAAAGGTCCAAGTCTTCCAACTGCTCAATGCCTTTCAACAAGTCGAAGGTTATGGACCTGATTTTGTTACTAGCGAGGGATAGTTTCTTCAGGTTAGGGACGTGGCTGAATGGTTCTGGCCAGTATATCTCGATGGCGTTGTTGGGAAACTGCAGAGATTCTACCTGAGAATTTGGTGGTAGCCTGTAAAGAATCTTAGTCATACATTTTTGGTTACAGTTGCTGTTACATTAGTCAAATGCAATAACTACAAAACCCATCGGTCAAGACTATAGTATAAGTACCTGCCATTATCTTTGATAATTACTCGCACCTACGCTTACAATACATGGAAGTATTTGTGTCACACATGCGATAAATATTGAtaacttttatttgacttaTTTGAAAACTGATTCACCTGTTCAGCAACTTTACTTTTGTCAATGGTGAATGAAAGGGTAACTCCCTTTTATACATTCCCATGATACTTATTACATAATTCCGTAATCAGACTATCAGGATTTAGGAAATCACCAATTCATCAATGAAATCAAACATGCtataggtacgagtacctacttggtTATTGACTCATTATTTGGGTTATTTTTATACTAGTAACTAAGTTACATTATTTACCGTTACTAGCTAAAAACATACTAAAAGTTCAATGCCCGGGTTATCTGCGAAAAACTAGAACTGCATACCTAGACTAGTGTTCGAAGCTGTCACATCAATCAGATCTTGTGCGAACATTGTTTACTGTCTGCCAGGAAGGACCGATGGCAGTTTAACTTGCGTCAATATTGCGATCTAAGCACGGTAAGATAaccgtataataataatattgtcctAGACTCAACAGATCAtccaaaattatgtttaatgttACTGCGCCTACATTAATTTAAACCATTTGGGGCACCTATCCGTAACTGCAGAAGAATAGAGGTGTATGTAAAATGAATGTTAAGGATAACAATAACTTATTGCTGTAAATATCTGCCTGGTCTAATAATGATTCTTGTTGCAGAATGGACATGACTCATCtaagtacttacttaggtaAATAATATACACAAACACATGACTTACTTGCCCAAAGTGTTGAGCTGCAGTCCTTCGAACGTCGCGGATATCTTCAGTCCATTCGTGTTCTGCGGCCACTCTATCTTGTCCAGATCCGTCACATTCTTGATCCTGTCCCACTCGGAGCACAGTATATTGAACACCAAATGCGTCCCATCGAAATCGTTGATCTCGCTACAAACGCACACATCACACAGCTTTATGGCTTGGAACGGTTCAGGGTCTTGGCACAGCCGGTAGTCGATTAAAAAAAGGAGGAATATGAAAACTCGCATGTTTTCAGTCGGTGCGAGGTGGTCGGGCGTGAAACGGCGACTGATAAGAGATATCTATCGTTGTCTTATCGCGCGATCGGTTTCATCACTGCTAAAAGTGACGCGGTAGTAGCAGGATTGGCGTCCTAGGCGTGGGTTAGCGATGCCCACTCGAATCGCAAGCGCATCATTATGTGGatcataataatgtttactttGATAAAAGGGAAGTGAAATCTAGCTGAAGTCCTTAGTTATTTTATCACGAGTGATGACTGGACACTGTTAATATCAGAGGCCATGGTCAAATACGTAAAATTGTGTAGGAGTTACTCTTTTAGGAACAAATCCGTGCCAATTAGTCATTCAATAAAATTGACACAACGAAAGAGAATGTAACTAAGAGATATCAAatagatattaaattaaaacgttcgtttaaaaaataaaatttattcttgCAACAACTTAACAATCATAGTAAACTGTTAAATAGGACTTCGTGTACTTAAGTTTCAAAGATACAAAACTATGTACATTCACAATAATTATGCTATACTTACTATGGCAGTCGATAGTTGGAAGACTAATTATTATACATtgtattaaggccgggtagcagagaaaatggcgaaaatgaggttttcatttttcatttttgaggtactaacactaacagtaaaattaaaggctaagatttttattgggcatagttgaggatattttctagggctattaacggatggaaacacgatttgatgaagttgactcgatagaataaattcccaaagttacctctattcgttttctatttatggttttatttttaaaataagcgatttaagattctaaatcttttactaaactaaagttcagaaataacttgagggcttttaacggatgaaatttttatattgcgtcttatttagttactatgttaaaaaatgtggaaaaaatcgtccatgacggcttggacaatctcaatcagtcgcgcggtggcgcttacggaggacggacgcgtgtcagttttttggccgtgacagttcgcgatttgtcaatatttttgacaatgatgactttgatgagtcacagtataataatatcagtgttactggagaaagcttaaatttttgataattaagaattatcaattttgtctacctatttaaatttaaatcgttcgcatccttttaaacgaagactctactcatgatacatagtacattcctcaaatatgagacaaaaccaatgagttaaaattacattttaatagtacctacatacaatcgtcttacactctttagaagagcacactgacacaaataaataataaaaaatactgtctaaggtctgtagctaaaggtctaagctgtaagatagaagaatcttctagccaaaaagatggcagatgcagcagatgtcaacggatttaaaactggagttcatatgactccttgtagacttgagtctctagagcgtcccttcctccaccatgcgtaagaatgtttcaaaaatactgtctaaggtctgtagctaaaggtctaagctgcaagatagaagaatcttctagccaaagagatggcagatgcagcagatgtcaacggatttaaaactggagttcatgtgactccttgtagacttgagtgtctagagcgtccctttctccaccatgcgtaagaattttcacaaaaatactgactaaggtctgtagctaaaggtccacgctgcaagatggaagaattttctaaccaaaaagatggcagatgcagcagatgtcaacggatttaaaactggagttgatgtatggaacggttgcttttttgtaacctttataatttggtcggcttatagaagaattcctgatatttttttgcagttcgataactttcttgATGATTAACTTGATGGTTAATAAGTTACTATTAGTATAGTTAGTATTATTAAGTGATTTCTTTGGTTATGTACAagttttttatgtaattattaccACAGAGAAGAGGGTACACTTCTaatacaggtttttataaacttAAAAGAAGTTGTACCAAACCCTGTAATGATAAAACTTGTAACTTCAATaaaggaatttatttatttatatttattatttcttataagtcgtaatataaagctgaaattaacaggatagcttattcaacgaacattttaatttgtccattgtacgccatgttcccttgttataaggaaatcgcgtattcggccacgaaagtaagactgttaaaataaattagatttcttgaaatctctcttttgcgcaaagccacatcatttatatttacttttactgtggttataaaggtgtaccaagggtacatgctacacctttttattctaTTGTAAGaatactggtttactcacaaatccgttttatctgattttcgaaatcttttaattacactggtgtttatcattcgttccgggatagaacgacattaaaaaaaaaatttgccagggtaatgtttgaaacgttaccccagcaaaatctgttttttcctaataactttaaaactataatttgaacgaattttgctattagtggacaaatttctgctcacgatggactaattatctgttatactctcgactctctaaagcacaacatttataaaaattttgctgcagTAATGCactccagtaggcctaagatgcgcgccgcgataagcggttatcacgccattttatcgattttgcccatacattttgacgtcgataaaagttatcacggcgcgcatcttaggcctacaggtaaccgtgtgtgatgctcattgctcatagtgattttcgatacagagccccgtacatacgttatacataaattatggaaagaaaacacccagaccaatacaaacaaatatgtatgcaattttagtatgatatttttatttattaataaacaaaaagactgaacaaaattgatgcgtgtactgattaatgtaattaacctcatgcaaagtttcgtgaattgaaacaactataatttattatccaagctctaaataatcgctactacgagtaactgatcataaaatgtttttccaatcgctcaagctcccgaggatctaccgataggtcgggtgacgtaatcttgaaattcttttagccggcgcggaacttccggaaggtcgggtgacgccacgcctctttgaaccgtgtttactttggcagttatattctaaatttattcgattctaaaatataggtattcccaaaaattttgaaagttgttttaatttgtatcacttggatatgatttgtattagaaagtgctgtgagtgtgacgcttgaacggaaggaagtcaacctaacctaaccaactgcgtatttctgtactgtgtagccgcgagagctctttggcgcgctgtcttcggcgaagtattgcgcgcgcagattttgacagcgcgaaatacctactttagcagaaataccaagccttaataacCATAGTACCCGCATGATTAAAGCGTAAAAACTATAACGTACACGTAAACTATTTGCATCTCACTCATACTTACATTAAGTCAAGCATAAGAGAAGAACAACAATATGATTCAGTAACGCCACCAGTTTTCAGTGTAACATGCGAGCACTACATTATTATTGTACTTgaaatttaaattatgtaatatttattagaataataattcataataacaattagaataaattgcaaaacatcAAGTAAATGGAATGTAGCAATAacttaaataagtaagtacattacATCACATAAAGTGTAATgataagtattattattatgttcctTTACAGGaacatatttttgaaatcaCAGTTTCGTGACGATTCGTTTACTTTTGACAAACTGGCGAGAATAAtcaacaaataatttaaaaagaaaagtagaaaGATATGGCAAAATTGGAATTAAAAGACATGAAAGTAGCTTAATTTATTTCGCACCAGTTTGATAAAGTAAACTGACTTTTACCGAAAGACTAGACATGGTACTGGTTTGAGAGTATGATTGAAATTGAGTAAAACTTACTTAGAATGAAAACCAAACACCTATAAATTACAAGCACCAATGATTAAACGTTTTCACCATGATTGAAATGCTTTACGTTATACAaagtaagaataagaatacatGTTTAAGTATGCATTACGAAATCCCCTGTAAATAAGTCTATTAATACaccttattaatataatttactttGTTGTATAAGTTTGGTTATATCATAAATCGGTCGTCAATAACGACATCTTGTTacct
This window of the Ostrinia nubilalis chromosome 9, ilOstNubi1.1, whole genome shotgun sequence genome carries:
- the LOC135074703 gene encoding SLIT and NTRK-like protein 6; translated protein: MRVFIFLLFLIDYRLCQDPEPFQAIKLCDVCVCSEINDFDGTHLVFNILCSEWDRIKNVTDLDKIEWPQNTNGLKISATFEGLQLNTLGKLPPNSQVESLQFPNNAIEIYWPEPFSHVPNLKKLSLASNKIRSITFDLLKGIEQLEDLDLSDNKISEINQLCFKNLNNLKRVNLQNNQLTMMPIEAILQLPALEELDLGKNNIFDLMLQKTSGNGLTGLKRLSLKGNKIRSVMTHSFPDNNNLEFLDLSNNKIELVEDKSFLSFTNLKELNLGSNNITLVFDLPPSLEICILKINSMRHWPTFPSGIKYIDLSYNRLETLYDADTSFSYLEILYLGGNQIKEFDIANPLPQLFILDLSFNLLQEIPKTLSELNFPNLEDLRLDGNIIDKIYFPNVIVLKKLFLNDLPKLENVEEKAFTNVVGRGVDEKDDVSKCFYLYLSNCRSLSSIHENAFEGTDVCMLDVSYNNLTRLPRDLLQWGSVSEGVNLQHNPWHCGCELQWMLDQLLPLLYKANAYLLDNVRCGSPRAVEQLRLVHWYNWTDQTLCGDYLRAGPHMASSTTNPFLDMSTMTIILSAAILILSLIAMGLIIYLVVTRRKYTIRRKAMKRRKQNAADMNSNGHTEQIKALNKA